A window from Candidatus Methylomirabilota bacterium encodes these proteins:
- a CDS encoding AbrB/MazE/SpoVT family DNA-binding domain-containing protein, translating to MKTTIDPAGRLVIPKQIRQEAGLRPGMPLDVRWRAGRIEIEPAPLPVKLVRKGRLLVAVPEKDVATLGADTVERTRQTLRRERSPRA from the coding sequence ATGAAAACTACCATTGACCCCGCCGGGCGCCTCGTCATCCCCAAGCAGATCCGGCAGGAAGCGGGCCTACGCCCCGGCATGCCTCTCGATGTGCGGTGGCGGGCGGGCCGGATCGAGATCGAGCCCGCCCCCCTGCCCGTGAAGCTCGTGCGCAAGGGACGGCTCCTCGTCGCGGTCCCGGAGAAGGACGTCGCGACGCTGGGCGCGGACACCGTCGAGCGGACTCGTCAAACCCTGAGGCGCGAGCGCAGCCCGCGGGCTTGA
- a CDS encoding PIN domain-containing protein: MPAFLPDTSCMVAAVCAWHEHHERARAEIERRLHDADTLLVAAPALIEAYSVLTRLPPPHRLSAADALTLLEANFMSTGKIVALEARSYRALLRRAPRDGIAGGRTYDAIIAECARRAKDTTLLTFNISHFMPFARTGLEIVVPGHR; the protein is encoded by the coding sequence GTGCCTGCGTTTCTTCCCGACACAAGCTGCATGGTGGCTGCCGTCTGCGCGTGGCACGAGCACCATGAGAGGGCGAGAGCGGAGATCGAGCGTCGTCTGCATGACGCCGACACGTTGCTCGTGGCAGCTCCCGCCCTCATCGAGGCATATTCGGTACTCACCCGACTGCCACCGCCCCACCGTCTGTCCGCGGCGGATGCTCTCACGCTCCTGGAAGCGAACTTCATGAGCACGGGAAAGATCGTCGCGCTTGAGGCGAGATCTTACCGGGCCCTCCTGCGCCGGGCGCCACGAGATGGCATCGCCGGCGGCCGAACCTATGACGCCATCATCGCCGAGTGTGCCAGGAGGGCGAAGGACACGACACTCCTCACGTTCAACATCAGCCACTTCATGCCCTTTGCCCGGACGGGACTCGAGATCGTCGTGCCCGGCCATCGATGA
- a CDS encoding acyl-CoA dehydrogenase family protein, with the protein MSHRLFTDEHQMLRRSVRAFVEKEVAPRVDEWETAGRIPKSFWRRLGEVGFLGLEFPVEYGGAGGDFLSSVVLGEEMARCRSGGVAFSVLVHTDMSSPWLTRYGNDAQKRKYVPGIISGETVCALGITEPGTGSDMANLSCRAVRKGHQYLLTGNKTFITNGVYGDLYFVAARTAPGTAERRHDGLSMFLVERELPGFTVSRKLDKMGMLASDTAELAFHECPVPAENLLGIEGRGFQQLAAGLQRERIMAAVLALSGAAQALEDTQKYIQERHAFGGPLSDKQALRHRMAEMATELEAARHLVYHAAGLYNAGRDCVTEVSMAKLFGTEVANRVAYQAVQLHGGYGYMREFSVERFFRDVRLWTIASGTSEMMKEIIAKRLLR; encoded by the coding sequence GTGAGCCATCGCCTCTTCACCGACGAGCACCAAATGCTGAGGAGAAGCGTGCGCGCCTTCGTGGAGAAGGAGGTCGCGCCGCGCGTGGACGAGTGGGAGACGGCGGGGCGGATCCCGAAGTCTTTCTGGCGACGGCTCGGGGAGGTGGGATTCCTTGGGCTGGAGTTTCCCGTGGAGTACGGCGGGGCGGGCGGCGATTTCCTGTCGAGCGTGGTGCTGGGGGAGGAGATGGCGCGCTGTCGATCGGGCGGCGTGGCCTTCAGCGTGCTGGTGCACACGGACATGTCCTCGCCCTGGCTCACACGCTACGGGAATGATGCGCAGAAGCGGAAATACGTGCCAGGGATCATCAGCGGGGAAACCGTCTGCGCGCTGGGAATCACGGAGCCGGGCACGGGCTCTGACATGGCGAACCTGTCTTGTCGCGCGGTGAGGAAAGGGCACCAATATCTGCTCACGGGCAACAAGACCTTCATCACCAACGGCGTGTACGGGGACCTGTACTTCGTCGCGGCGCGGACCGCGCCAGGCACGGCCGAGCGGCGCCACGACGGCCTCTCCATGTTCCTGGTCGAGCGGGAGCTGCCCGGCTTCACCGTCAGCCGCAAGCTCGACAAGATGGGCATGCTCGCCTCCGACACGGCGGAGCTGGCTTTCCACGAGTGTCCGGTGCCGGCGGAGAATCTGCTGGGGATCGAGGGGCGCGGCTTCCAGCAGCTCGCGGCCGGGCTCCAGCGCGAGCGGATCATGGCCGCGGTGCTGGCGCTCTCGGGCGCGGCCCAGGCGCTCGAGGACACCCAGAAATATATCCAGGAGCGCCACGCCTTCGGCGGTCCGCTGAGCGACAAGCAGGCCCTGCGGCACCGGATGGCGGAGATGGCCACGGAGCTCGAGGCCGCGCGGCATCTCGTGTACCACGCGGCGGGGCTCTACAATGCCGGGCGGGACTGCGTCACCGAAGTCTCCATGGCCAAGCTCTTCGGCACCGAGGTGGCCAACCGGGTCGCGTACCAGGCGGTCCAGCTCCACGGCGGCTACGGGTACATGCGGGAGTTTTCCGTGGAGCGGTTCTTCCGCGACGTGCGGCTCTGGACCATCGCCTCGGGCACGTCCGAGATGATGAAAGAGATCATCGCCAAGCGGCTTCTCCGATAG